In Verrucomicrobiia bacterium, one genomic interval encodes:
- the cas8c gene encoding type I-C CRISPR-associated protein Cas8c/Csd1 — MLLKHLYEFAQSRKLLDDLAFSPKAVRWILELDASGQLRGGGPQMTGDDKRGKEFICPQTTRPKVVGGVSEFLADGLTAVFGLDPDPDAPMPEAKRASRDTNNAAKEADFWRQIEDAAKDSAHPGLQALMAFRDSLPGLIPQLLRWGTAPDAKSGAKCAWWLRTANGDEARLGPENFTFRVSGELLLENETIRQFWRGQHAREVDDARSGYSRGLCLVSARENQPLAPTHNPKIKGVPNTQSFGAAIVSFDKPAFGSYGFDQSLNAPTSEEAATAYCVALNWMLGQDEHSSRLGQTSFCFWARETAAAGSLFARLLNRPDSQSVAQFLKSPWSGIQRELARKDEFFAVTLAGNSGRIVVRHWLQEPLDQAIEHFHHWFADLELKVPQRPTSKGSKKATASGKKTEYHPLSAYWLACTTVREAKDLAPDVPAQLYRAALEGTAPSASLIKPILDQLHSKLVRDEDYQLLYDQSRFALLKLILNRNRNHADMEIGPELTADTDDAAYNCGRLLAILSATQSKAHEYKLEGSGVAERYFGTASVSPASVFPLLLRLNRHHLNKIRKSERFGGHERFIEEQMQGVLALFKPAEPGLPPVFPRTLDLQAQGRFALGFYQQQAAEAAARQAARGQQSNSESQ, encoded by the coding sequence ATGCTGCTCAAGCATCTCTACGAATTCGCCCAGTCCCGGAAGCTGCTGGATGACCTGGCCTTTTCGCCCAAAGCCGTGCGCTGGATCCTAGAGCTCGACGCGTCCGGGCAACTGCGCGGCGGTGGTCCGCAGATGACCGGGGATGACAAACGCGGTAAGGAGTTCATCTGTCCACAAACCACGCGCCCTAAGGTCGTGGGCGGCGTATCTGAGTTCCTCGCCGACGGGCTTACAGCCGTCTTCGGACTGGATCCCGATCCCGATGCACCGATGCCAGAAGCCAAGCGGGCCAGCCGCGACACGAACAACGCAGCCAAGGAAGCGGACTTCTGGCGGCAGATCGAGGATGCAGCCAAAGATTCGGCCCATCCCGGTCTTCAGGCGCTCATGGCCTTTCGAGATAGCCTTCCCGGTCTCATTCCGCAGCTTCTCCGCTGGGGAACTGCGCCAGATGCCAAGTCGGGAGCCAAGTGCGCCTGGTGGTTGCGCACGGCCAACGGTGACGAGGCGCGCCTTGGACCGGAGAATTTCACCTTCCGTGTCTCCGGTGAACTGCTGCTGGAAAACGAGACGATTCGTCAGTTCTGGCGCGGGCAACACGCGCGGGAAGTGGACGATGCGCGGAGCGGATACAGTCGCGGACTGTGCCTGGTGTCGGCGCGGGAAAACCAGCCGCTTGCGCCCACCCACAATCCCAAGATCAAGGGCGTTCCCAACACCCAGTCGTTCGGTGCGGCCATCGTCTCATTCGACAAACCCGCCTTCGGCTCCTACGGCTTCGATCAAAGTCTGAACGCGCCGACTTCGGAAGAAGCCGCCACGGCCTACTGCGTCGCGCTGAACTGGATGCTCGGACAGGACGAGCATTCGTCGCGGCTGGGACAGACGAGTTTCTGCTTCTGGGCCCGTGAAACCGCGGCGGCTGGAAGCCTTTTCGCCAGATTGCTCAACCGGCCTGATTCCCAATCCGTCGCTCAGTTCCTCAAATCGCCTTGGTCCGGCATCCAGCGTGAGTTGGCCCGAAAGGACGAGTTCTTCGCCGTCACGCTGGCCGGTAACTCCGGTCGGATCGTCGTGCGTCACTGGCTCCAGGAGCCGCTTGATCAAGCCATCGAGCATTTCCACCACTGGTTCGCCGACCTTGAACTCAAGGTTCCCCAAAGACCTACCTCCAAGGGCAGCAAGAAGGCGACTGCGTCGGGCAAGAAGACCGAGTACCATCCGCTGTCCGCCTACTGGCTGGCTTGCACCACAGTCCGCGAGGCGAAGGATCTCGCGCCCGACGTGCCCGCCCAGCTCTACCGCGCGGCGCTTGAAGGCACAGCCCCGTCTGCTTCCCTGATCAAACCCATCCTCGACCAACTGCACTCCAAACTCGTCCGCGATGAAGACTACCAGCTCCTCTACGACCAGAGCCGATTCGCACTGCTCAAACTCATCCTCAACCGCAACCGCAACCACGCCGACATGGAAATAGGACCTGAACTCACTGCCGACACCGATGACGCCGCCTACAACTGCGGCCGGCTGCTCGCCATTCTCTCCGCCACCCAAAGCAAAGCGCACGAGTACAAGCTGGAAGGTTCGGGCGTAGCGGAACGCTACTTCGGCACAGCGTCCGTCTCACCGGCCAGCGTATTCCCGCTGCTGCTGCGCCTGAACCGGCATCACCTGAACAAGATCAGAAAATCCGAACGTTTCGGCGGCCACGAGCGCTTCATCGAGGAGCAGATGCAGGGCGTTCTCGCGCTGTTCAAGCCGGCCGAGCCCGGTCTGCCGCCGGTCTTTCCACGCACCCTGGACCTTCAGGCCCAGGGCCGGTTTGCCCTCGGATTCTACCAGCAGCAGGCTGCCGAAGCCGCGGCCCGGCAGGCAGCCCGCGGGCAACAAAGCAATTCCGAATCCCAATGA
- the cas4 gene encoding CRISPR-associated protein Cas4 — MAELPPVPALPEGERERIPLSALNQYLFCPRRAALIHVQGIFTDNQHTLRGDIVHEHADLAGYEVVKGVTLLRALTVWTERLGLNGRCDIVEQRADGSMFPVEFKLGKRRRWENDDVQLCAQAICLEEMFGIAVPRGAIFHADSKRRREVEFSPELRARTEETARQLHKLLREERTPPAVYKEACEECSLYPTCLPKATGDRSHALRLAKQLFQI, encoded by the coding sequence GTGGCGGAGTTGCCGCCAGTTCCGGCGTTGCCCGAAGGAGAGCGCGAGAGGATCCCGCTCTCCGCTCTCAACCAATATCTGTTTTGCCCTCGCCGTGCCGCCCTCATCCACGTCCAGGGCATCTTCACGGACAATCAGCACACCCTGCGCGGCGACATCGTCCACGAACACGCCGACCTTGCCGGTTACGAGGTGGTCAAGGGAGTCACCTTGCTCCGGGCGCTAACCGTATGGACCGAGCGGCTGGGTCTGAACGGTAGGTGCGACATCGTTGAGCAACGGGCCGATGGCTCGATGTTCCCTGTCGAGTTCAAGCTTGGCAAGCGGCGGCGATGGGAAAACGACGACGTACAGCTCTGCGCCCAGGCGATCTGCCTGGAGGAAATGTTCGGAATCGCCGTTCCGCGCGGCGCAATCTTCCATGCCGACAGCAAACGCCGCCGGGAGGTAGAGTTCTCACCGGAGCTTCGCGCCAGAACCGAGGAAACTGCCCGGCAGTTGCACAAGCTTCTGCGGGAGGAGCGGACTCCGCCCGCCGTCTACAAGGAAGCCTGCGAAGAGTGTTCGCTCTATCCAACCTGCCTGCCCAAAGCCACCGGCGACCGGAGCCACGCACTTCGCTTGGCAAAACAACTGTTCCAGATCTGA
- the cas7c gene encoding type I-C CRISPR-associated protein Cas7/Csd2: MSNNILTNRHDFLLLFEVTNGNPNGDPDAGNLPRLDPNTNRGIVSDVCLKRKVRNMVELFPPARESGAANGFNILIKQGAVIERAQQDAIMGAKDEGSIAGGSHAERAKNWLCREFFDVRTFGGVLSTGDDVMKGSAFGQVRGPVQFTFGQSFHPITPLEVTITRCAVTKAEDAKKERTMGNKHIVPYALYAAKGYVSPAFAEKTGFTEADLELLFQSLLNMFEHDRSAARGEMIVRGLYDFEHCGTQHPNNAEQNRREARLGCAHAHKLIEGIKVTLKDGKTFPESFADYDVNCDWTEANLPRGIKLHLRHDGATVGPKQG; encoded by the coding sequence ATGAGCAACAACATCCTCACGAATCGCCACGACTTCCTCCTGCTGTTCGAGGTCACCAACGGCAACCCCAACGGCGATCCCGATGCCGGTAACCTGCCGCGCCTCGATCCCAACACTAATCGCGGCATCGTCTCCGATGTTTGCCTCAAGCGGAAGGTGCGCAACATGGTCGAACTTTTCCCGCCGGCCCGCGAAAGCGGGGCGGCCAACGGCTTCAACATCCTGATCAAGCAGGGCGCGGTTATCGAGCGCGCCCAGCAGGACGCCATCATGGGCGCAAAGGATGAAGGCTCCATAGCCGGTGGCTCGCACGCCGAAAGGGCCAAGAACTGGCTCTGCCGCGAATTCTTCGACGTTCGCACCTTCGGCGGCGTCCTCTCCACTGGCGACGACGTTATGAAGGGATCGGCCTTCGGCCAAGTGCGAGGCCCCGTCCAGTTCACCTTCGGCCAGTCCTTCCATCCCATCACTCCGCTGGAGGTGACCATCACCCGTTGCGCCGTGACCAAGGCCGAAGATGCCAAGAAGGAGCGGACCATGGGCAACAAACACATTGTTCCCTACGCCCTCTATGCTGCCAAAGGCTACGTCTCGCCCGCGTTCGCCGAGAAGACCGGCTTCACCGAAGCCGACTTGGAACTCCTCTTCCAATCCCTCCTCAACATGTTCGAGCACGATCGTTCCGCCGCGCGGGGCGAGATGATCGTGCGCGGGCTCTATGACTTCGAACACTGTGGCACCCAGCACCCGAACAACGCCGAGCAAAACCGGCGCGAGGCCCGCCTCGGCTGCGCCCACGCCCACAAGCTCATCGAAGGCATCAAAGTCACACTCAAAGACGGCAAGACCTTCCCCGAATCCTTCGCGGACTACGACGTGAACTGCGATTGGACCGAGGCCAATCTACCGAGAGGCATCAAGCTCCATCTCCGCCACGACGGAGCCACCGTCGGGCCCAAGCAAGGTTAA